Proteins encoded in a region of the Bacteroidota bacterium genome:
- a CDS encoding PD40 domain-containing protein codes for MKQLYLLLFLSTVLTACSGVNPSYRIAYNVLVNGEKDDYDVFTMNPDGSDRKNITRHPDVAWTYMAEGNRLFFISDRDTAYRNYFLYETDAHGNHIRRVSDLRLEDSWMDARKNGDELVVAGRIGREIRYQLFIIDTRTGQFRQITTDTTAMFRDPCFSPNGSTLVFAYKPNKRDRSMHEELYLMDADGGPITQLTTYPKTDTTAAPHAYRAGPPRWHPTDHFISYHSNQQGKASLFAITPDGKKQWKLTKNAENEGWHDWSPDGKWLVMDIYDYEKKFFMLGIQNWETGEFRILQDSVFQYNQAPVFVEK; via the coding sequence ATGAAACAACTTTATCTGTTGCTTTTTCTCTCCACCGTGCTGACCGCCTGTTCTGGGGTGAACCCATCCTACCGCATTGCCTACAACGTGCTGGTCAATGGCGAAAAAGATGATTACGACGTATTTACCATGAATCCGGATGGCTCTGATCGGAAAAACATCACCCGACACCCCGATGTGGCCTGGACGTACATGGCTGAAGGAAACCGGCTTTTCTTCATCAGCGACAGAGACACTGCTTACCGGAATTATTTCCTGTATGAGACTGATGCACACGGAAACCACATCAGACGTGTGTCGGATCTGAGACTTGAAGATTCATGGATGGATGCCAGGAAGAATGGGGATGAATTGGTGGTGGCTGGTCGCATCGGACGGGAAATCCGGTACCAATTGTTCATCATAGATACCCGGACAGGCCAATTCAGACAAATAACCACCGATACCACAGCCATGTTCAGAGATCCGTGCTTTTCGCCAAACGGATCGACACTGGTATTTGCATATAAACCGAATAAGAGGGACCGGTCCATGCATGAGGAACTGTATCTGATGGATGCGGACGGCGGACCCATTACCCAACTGACAACCTATCCAAAGACCGATACCACTGCTGCTCCTCACGCCTACCGTGCCGGACCACCGCGGTGGCATCCGACCGATCATTTCATTTCCTACCACTCGAACCAGCAGGGAAAAGCCAGTTTATTTGCCATTACCCCAGATGGTAAAAAACAATGGAAACTCACTAAAAATGCAGAAAATGAAGGCTGGCATGACTGGAGTCCGGATGGCAAATGGCTGGTGATGGATATCTATGATTATGAGAAAAAGTTTTTCATGCTTGGTATCCAAAACTGGGAAACCGGTGAATTCCGTATCCTGCAGGACTCCGTTTTCCAATACAACCAGGCACCCGTTTTTGTTGAAAAGTAA
- a CDS encoding methylmalonyl-CoA mutase family protein, whose amino-acid sequence MSTQTPLRTRHKIRFVTAASLFDGHDASINIMRRILQASGAEVIHLGHNRSVSEIVETAIMEDVQGIAISSYQGGHLEYFKYMISLLQERGAGHIRVFGGGGGVIVPGEIRELMDAGVTRIYSPEDGREMGLQGMINDMLEKTDFSTLESPGITGLPTSTDEIISLARTITLLESGIDQPDGDAYHKVSDILHAFQPPVTIPVVGITGTGGAGKSSLTDELIRRFCMRFPSMRIAILSVDPSKRKTGGALLGDRIRMNAIYNGRVFMRSLATRAANQATSKALKESIQLCKLAGFNLVIVETAGIGQSDSSITDLVDVSVYVMTPEYGAASQLEKIDMLDLADLIVLNKFEKRGAEDALRDIRKTVQRNHNRWSESPDDMPVFPTIASQFNDTGTNWLFDNLLLTLNRKTGTQFEVPGSPDQRDPRKQIIIPPDRTRYLAEIADSVSSYKAYAGVQSEAASLAGACHQVLKHLGSQVPLPGDLYDKDDLFSDDPAIETLRQRYQEAILELTSDSRDLIRTWEQTLHDYRDDIHHYEVRGQRIEVDNFTRSLSHVKIPKVSLPSWSDWGDLLRWQLLENVPGKFPFTAGVFEYKRKSEDPTRMFAGEGTPERTNRRFHYVSKGQPAARLSTAFDSVTLYGEDPARRPDIFGKIGNSGVSVCTVDDAKKLYSGFDLCAPTTSVSMTINGPAPMMLAFFLNAAIDQQVEKYIHQSGTLRDTQKLIADRYCEAGLPVPVYEGGLPEGNQGLGLALLGLSGDAVIPPQLYEKIRRDTLASVRGTVQADILKEDQAQNTCIFSTEFALRMMGDIQDYFIRNQVRNYYSVSISGYHIAEAGANPISQLAFTLANGFTYVEYYLSRGMKIDDFAPNLSFFFSNGIDPEYAVIGRVARRIWATAMKRRYGANERSQKLKYHIQTSGRSLHAQEIDFNDIRTTLQALYAIYDNCNSLHTNAYDEAITTPTEESVRRAMAIQLIINRELGLAKNENPLQGAFIIDELTNLVEEAVLAEFRRISDRGGVLGAMETMYQRGKIQEESMYYEHLKHSGELPIVGVNTFLNPQPPVYESLELIRSTDAEKQQQIGNLEAFHQRNRHLAGPALERLKTVAVSGGNLFAELMETVKVCSLGQISQALYEVGGQYRRNM is encoded by the coding sequence ATGAGCACACAGACACCCCTCAGAACCAGGCATAAAATCCGTTTCGTAACCGCAGCCTCGCTATTCGACGGACACGATGCTTCCATCAATATTATGCGCCGGATTCTCCAAGCCTCCGGAGCTGAAGTGATTCACCTTGGCCACAACCGAAGTGTTTCAGAGATTGTCGAAACGGCCATCATGGAAGACGTTCAGGGAATTGCCATTTCTTCCTATCAGGGCGGGCATCTGGAATACTTCAAATACATGATCAGTCTTCTTCAGGAACGGGGAGCCGGTCACATTCGCGTGTTCGGTGGTGGCGGCGGTGTAATTGTCCCCGGTGAAATCAGGGAATTGATGGATGCCGGAGTAACCCGGATTTACTCTCCGGAGGACGGAAGGGAGATGGGATTGCAGGGCATGATCAATGACATGCTGGAAAAAACCGATTTCTCCACGCTTGAAAGTCCCGGTATCACCGGATTACCCACCTCGACCGATGAGATCATTTCCCTTGCCCGAACAATTACCCTGCTCGAATCAGGAATCGATCAGCCAGATGGAGATGCTTATCACAAAGTCAGCGACATCCTTCATGCTTTTCAACCGCCTGTTACCATTCCGGTCGTGGGAATCACCGGAACCGGCGGTGCCGGAAAATCATCACTGACTGATGAACTGATCCGCCGGTTCTGTATGCGGTTTCCATCCATGCGGATTGCCATTTTATCGGTGGATCCTTCCAAGCGAAAAACCGGTGGGGCGCTTCTGGGTGACCGCATCCGGATGAATGCCATTTACAACGGCCGGGTGTTTATGCGTTCCCTTGCCACCCGTGCAGCCAACCAGGCCACCAGCAAGGCACTGAAGGAATCCATTCAGCTTTGCAAACTGGCCGGATTTAATCTGGTTATTGTAGAAACCGCCGGAATTGGTCAGTCAGATAGTTCCATCACCGATCTGGTGGATGTATCGGTTTACGTGATGACGCCGGAATACGGGGCAGCCAGTCAGCTTGAAAAAATTGACATGCTGGATCTGGCCGATCTGATTGTACTGAACAAATTCGAAAAACGAGGGGCTGAAGATGCCTTGCGTGACATCAGGAAAACCGTTCAGCGAAATCATAACCGCTGGTCAGAGTCACCCGACGATATGCCGGTATTTCCCACCATTGCCAGTCAGTTTAACGACACGGGAACCAACTGGCTTTTCGACAATCTTCTGCTTACCCTGAACCGGAAAACCGGAACCCAATTTGAAGTCCCCGGTTCACCCGATCAGCGCGATCCCAGAAAACAGATTATCATTCCGCCCGACCGGACCCGCTATCTGGCCGAAATTGCCGATTCGGTGTCTTCTTACAAGGCTTATGCAGGTGTTCAGTCAGAAGCAGCCAGCCTGGCAGGTGCCTGTCATCAGGTGCTAAAGCATCTGGGAAGTCAGGTTCCCCTTCCGGGTGATCTGTATGACAAGGATGATCTTTTTTCGGATGATCCGGCGATTGAAACCCTCCGCCAACGGTATCAGGAAGCCATTCTTGAGCTGACCAGTGACAGCCGCGACCTGATCAGAACCTGGGAGCAAACCCTTCATGATTACCGGGATGACATTCACCATTATGAGGTGCGGGGTCAGCGGATCGAAGTCGATAATTTCACACGTTCTCTGTCTCACGTCAAAATTCCGAAAGTGTCCCTTCCCTCCTGGAGTGACTGGGGTGATTTGCTTCGTTGGCAACTTCTCGAAAATGTCCCGGGAAAATTCCCCTTTACTGCAGGTGTATTTGAGTATAAGCGCAAAAGCGAAGACCCCACGCGGATGTTTGCCGGAGAAGGCACCCCGGAACGAACCAACCGTCGTTTCCACTATGTCAGCAAGGGTCAACCGGCTGCCCGTCTTTCCACCGCGTTCGATTCGGTGACTCTGTACGGAGAGGATCCCGCACGCCGCCCTGATATTTTCGGAAAAATCGGGAACAGTGGAGTTTCGGTCTGTACCGTGGATGATGCCAAAAAATTATACTCCGGATTTGATCTGTGCGCGCCAACCACCTCGGTATCCATGACCATTAACGGACCGGCTCCCATGATGCTGGCCTTCTTCCTGAATGCGGCCATTGATCAACAGGTGGAAAAGTATATCCATCAATCGGGTACACTTCGAGACACCCAAAAACTGATTGCCGACCGGTATTGTGAAGCCGGTCTTCCGGTTCCGGTTTATGAAGGAGGTCTTCCGGAAGGAAATCAAGGGTTGGGTCTGGCGTTGCTGGGCTTGTCGGGAGACGCGGTGATTCCTCCTCAATTGTACGAAAAGATCAGACGTGACACATTGGCATCGGTACGGGGTACGGTTCAGGCCGATATTCTGAAGGAAGATCAGGCACAAAATACCTGTATTTTTTCCACCGAATTTGCCCTTCGGATGATGGGGGATATTCAGGATTATTTCATCAGAAATCAGGTGCGGAATTATTATTCCGTTTCCATTTCAGGCTATCACATTGCCGAGGCGGGTGCCAATCCGATTTCTCAACTGGCTTTCACACTTGCAAACGGATTCACTTATGTGGAGTACTACCTGAGCAGGGGAATGAAAATTGATGATTTTGCCCCCAACCTTTCCTTTTTCTTTTCTAACGGAATTGATCCGGAATATGCAGTGATCGGCCGGGTGGCCCGACGGATATGGGCCACAGCCATGAAACGGCGGTATGGAGCCAATGAACGCAGTCAGAAACTGAAATACCACATTCAGACCTCCGGACGTTCGCTTCATGCACAGGAAATTGATTTTAACGACATACGCACCACGTTACAAGCCTTGTATGCCATTTACGACAATTGCAATTCCCTTCACACCAATGCCTACGACGAAGCCATCACCACGCCCACTGAAGAATCGGTACGGCGCGCCATGGCCATTCAGCTGATTATCAACCGGGAACTTGGTCTGGCCAAAAATGAAAATCCGCTGCAGGGTGCCTTTATTATTGATGAACTGACCAACCTGGTCGAAGAAGCTGTTCTGGCAGAATTCCGTCGGATTTCTGACCGGGGCGGGGTGCTTGGAGCCATGGAAACCATGTATCAGCGCGGAAAAATTCAGGAAGAATCGATGTATTATGAACACCTGAAACATTCAGGTGAACTTCCCATTGTGGGAGTGAACACCTTTCTGAATCCGCAACCGCCCGTGTATGAATCACTGGAACTGATCCGTTCCACCGATGCTGAAAAGCAGCAGCAGATCGGCAATCTGGAAGCTTTTCACCAACGAAACCGTCATCTGGCCGGGCCCGCTCTCGAGCGGTTAAAAACGGTGGCAGTTTCCGGGGGTAACCTGTTTGCCGAACTGATGGAAACCGTCAAGGTTTGTTCTCTCGGGCAGATTTCACAGGCGCTTTATGAGGTGGGCGGGCAGTATCGCCGGAATATGTAA
- a CDS encoding DUF2779 domain-containing protein, translating to MKTSPFSPITNRLWQSGSQCKRLLWYKQRGLKESIPPRPDWRTSVAKHQVHEVARRLFPGGRFAARGESLRNEGTWFDVWLESDRYACRADILVLKDKNKRTVDLYRVKSATRLYDRYLDDVAFQTVCLRAAGFVPDRQFIIHINPAADRPDPDVLFVISEVTDRLNGRLRSIPAKAAALRRLLRQEKEPGRRPGYHCMECGFRSQCWPDEVTEPVFWLPALNDDQQQIIRNREWLDIRQLPDSFPVNQRQALIREVHQNRQPFIHHTLLTDSLSQLRQPLAFLDFEADNPPVPRFQGMKPFGQIPYQFSLLLHDESGQMSGIDYLHRDGSDPRPGLLERLSVLRNHQGSIVVYNHQFERQILSLLAAWSPDDAGWLAGAASRLWDLQEVVQHGVYLPGFQGKYSLKQVLNALYPRFSYGTLTVQSGLDSQYLWNHLIVNGGSETDWQALLDYCRRDTEGMVLVLGKLREWVQGTGNQPD from the coding sequence ATGAAGACTTCTCCTTTTTCCCCCATTACCAACCGGCTCTGGCAAAGTGGCTCCCAATGTAAACGTCTGTTGTGGTATAAACAACGGGGTCTGAAGGAATCAATTCCTCCCCGGCCCGATTGGCGGACCAGTGTAGCCAAGCATCAGGTTCACGAAGTGGCCCGTCGTTTATTTCCCGGGGGGCGTTTTGCCGCCAGAGGGGAATCCCTGCGGAATGAAGGGACCTGGTTTGATGTCTGGCTGGAAAGCGACCGTTATGCCTGCCGGGCCGATATTCTGGTCCTGAAGGACAAGAACAAGCGGACAGTTGATTTGTACCGGGTCAAATCGGCCACCCGGCTTTATGACCGTTACCTCGATGATGTCGCTTTTCAGACGGTTTGTCTCAGGGCTGCGGGTTTTGTCCCTGACCGGCAGTTCATTATTCACATCAATCCGGCCGCCGACCGACCCGATCCGGATGTTCTGTTTGTGATCTCTGAGGTGACAGACCGGCTCAACGGACGATTGAGATCCATACCAGCAAAGGCCGCCGCCCTTCGCCGGTTACTTCGTCAGGAAAAGGAACCTGGCCGACGTCCCGGGTATCATTGCATGGAATGCGGATTCCGTTCACAATGCTGGCCGGATGAGGTGACTGAACCGGTTTTCTGGCTGCCGGCTCTGAATGATGACCAGCAGCAAATCATCCGGAACCGTGAGTGGCTCGATATCCGTCAGTTGCCCGACTCGTTCCCGGTCAATCAACGACAGGCTCTGATCAGGGAAGTGCATCAAAACCGTCAACCGTTTATTCACCACACGCTGCTTACCGATTCGCTGAGTCAGTTGCGCCAGCCCCTGGCTTTTCTGGATTTTGAGGCAGACAATCCGCCTGTGCCACGATTTCAGGGAATGAAGCCTTTTGGCCAGATTCCATATCAGTTCAGTCTGCTGCTTCACGATGAATCCGGGCAGATGTCTGGCATTGATTATCTGCATCGGGATGGATCAGACCCAAGACCGGGTTTACTGGAAAGATTGAGTGTGCTGAGAAATCACCAGGGCAGCATTGTGGTGTACAATCATCAGTTCGAAAGGCAGATTCTGTCCTTGCTGGCAGCCTGGTCGCCCGATGATGCCGGCTGGCTTGCCGGGGCGGCTTCCCGGTTGTGGGATTTGCAGGAGGTGGTTCAGCATGGGGTGTACCTTCCCGGCTTTCAGGGAAAGTACTCACTGAAGCAGGTCCTGAACGCATTGTATCCCCGGTTCAGTTACGGCACCTTGACTGTTCAATCCGGTCTGGATTCTCAGTATTTATGGAATCATCTGATTGTGAACGGTGGTTCCGAGACCGATTGGCAGGCTCTGCTCGATTATTGCCGGCGCGATACCGAAGGAATGGTGCTGGTTCTGGGAAAACTGAGAGAATGGGTTCAAGGAACCGGAAATCAACCCGATTAA
- a CDS encoding ROK family protein — protein sequence MKILGVDVGGSGIKGAIVETTTGDLLTERLRLVTPSPSTPDSVAKTISELTKSLKYSGPIGVGFPSVVHHGVAMTAANIHRSWIQTNARDLFSQVTGQPVTVLNDADAAGLAEMSFGHGAGQKGTVLILTVGTGIGAVLFVNGQIVPNLELGHIFLKNGVTGEKYASDATRKNKDLSWAAWASRFNVYLAQMEALLWPDLIIVGGGISKKEDKFFKHLHTRAPLLLAKLQNQAGIIGAALAAEKKLSF from the coding sequence ATGAAGATTCTGGGAGTCGATGTCGGCGGATCCGGCATCAAAGGGGCCATCGTTGAAACCACCACCGGCGATCTGCTGACCGAGCGGCTTCGTCTGGTCACACCCAGTCCATCCACCCCTGATTCTGTGGCCAAAACCATATCAGAACTGACAAAATCATTGAAATATTCCGGTCCGATCGGAGTCGGATTTCCATCGGTGGTTCATCATGGTGTGGCCATGACGGCCGCAAACATCCACCGGTCATGGATTCAGACCAATGCACGTGATCTGTTTTCTCAGGTGACCGGTCAGCCGGTTACCGTTTTAAATGATGCCGATGCAGCCGGTCTTGCAGAAATGTCCTTCGGACATGGAGCCGGCCAGAAAGGAACCGTTCTGATACTGACGGTGGGAACGGGAATCGGAGCCGTGCTTTTTGTGAACGGGCAGATCGTCCCTAATCTGGAACTCGGCCATATTTTTCTGAAAAACGGCGTGACCGGCGAGAAATATGCGTCTGATGCCACCCGGAAAAACAAGGACCTTTCATGGGCTGCCTGGGCAAGCCGTTTTAACGTCTATCTGGCCCAAATGGAAGCCCTGCTGTGGCCCGACCTGATCATTGTGGGTGGCGGAATCAGCAAGAAGGAAGACAAATTTTTCAAACACTTACACACACGGGCCCCGCTTCTGCTTGCGAAACTTCAGAACCAGGCCGGAATCATCGGGGCTGCCCTTGCAGCAGAAAAAAAATTGAGTTTTTGA
- a CDS encoding STAS domain-containing protein, producing MKIGERFHGDVAVIKISGNLMSGPESGELHQAVKNVIEKGYLKVVIDLSEVKWMNSSGIGALMASYSSLAAKNGKIRLVGVTEKIESLLVVTRLIKTFDTFKMVEDALVGF from the coding sequence ATGAAAATTGGTGAACGTTTTCACGGTGATGTCGCCGTGATTAAAATTTCTGGCAATCTGATGAGTGGTCCCGAATCGGGAGAGCTGCATCAGGCAGTAAAAAATGTCATTGAAAAAGGCTACCTGAAGGTGGTGATTGACCTGAGTGAAGTTAAGTGGATGAACAGTTCGGGAATCGGCGCCCTGATGGCATCCTACAGTTCACTGGCCGCCAAAAACGGAAAAATCCGTCTGGTCGGTGTTACCGAGAAAATCGAAAGCCTGCTGGTGGTGACGCGCCTGATCAAAACATTCGATACCTTCAAAATGGTAGAAGACGCATTGGTCGGATTCTGA
- a CDS encoding bacteriohemerythrin, whose amino-acid sequence MATLDWEQLKMAHLVWRINFRSMLSGGSGKLESIQVKDHTQCEMGKWLHGEGMAKYASNPMFMDLVAYHKGFHEMAAKAYGHYISKETHEANECLAKITDHSNTLMEIIDQFKVIASPSLASPSSPEPADLAIEWKKEYEIGVSQIDEQHKSLVNVINRLWLAIKNRNATHEIAEIIHTLEDYTRVHFAAEEVMLETVGYSDLAGHKKKHAEFIAYLSDYRKQAAAGSKDFMGLYEYLGKWLISHIQKSDRNYMDEINRKKTPVETGFFAKIFKKI is encoded by the coding sequence ATGGCGACTCTCGATTGGGAACAACTAAAAATGGCTCACCTCGTATGGCGGATCAATTTCCGGTCCATGCTAAGCGGCGGGTCTGGAAAACTGGAAAGCATTCAGGTCAAAGACCATACACAGTGCGAAATGGGCAAGTGGTTACATGGGGAAGGCATGGCCAAGTATGCTTCCAACCCCATGTTTATGGATCTGGTGGCCTATCATAAGGGTTTCCATGAAATGGCAGCCAAAGCCTATGGTCATTACATTTCGAAAGAAACCCATGAGGCCAATGAATGTCTGGCAAAGATCACCGATCACTCCAACACACTCATGGAAATCATTGATCAATTTAAAGTGATTGCCAGTCCTTCATTGGCTTCACCCTCTTCTCCCGAACCCGCAGATCTGGCCATTGAATGGAAAAAAGAATATGAAATCGGAGTCAGCCAGATCGATGAACAGCATAAGTCTCTGGTGAATGTGATCAATCGTCTGTGGCTGGCCATTAAAAACAGAAATGCCACTCATGAAATTGCCGAGATAATCCATACACTGGAAGACTATACCCGGGTTCATTTTGCGGCCGAAGAAGTTATGCTCGAAACAGTGGGTTATTCCGATCTTGCCGGACATAAGAAAAAACATGCCGAGTTTATTGCCTACCTTTCCGACTACCGGAAACAGGCTGCTGCCGGTTCAAAGGACTTTATGGGGTTGTATGAGTACCTCGGAAAATGGCTGATCAGTCATATTCAGAAGTCGGACCGGAACTATATGGATGAAATCAACAGGAAGAAAACCCCGGTGGAAACCGGATTTTTTGCCAAAATATTTAAGAAAATCTGA
- a CDS encoding response regulator, with the protein MKNEKKSTSLVVLFIDDEPTQHLVMDKVLSPLGVMVIHANSVQEGVDKLKTVQVNLILTDIHMEGMDGLSFLAVLKKDRKLNKIPVVVITGDTSSEKSKLAYDQGAVGFVTKPVQQDDMAHLVRTFAAFGDIYETTEDTDEFYLRKKHKLTTTLAKDSLERNLPKAMANYLNGLKDIYDFSVIGYYEKQADGSFGLASEVGDILLMEDLRKVNPSDYSQVARMLSEADEVFSNDLLRTPSPLLKVWANHYSLVSEVLLPFFRVDDRAFAVGAGSNRKNLAITGFFWGFRSSLFTTREADFIKRLSDQANPILYSLLSASKR; encoded by the coding sequence ATGAAAAACGAAAAAAAATCCACCTCATTGGTTGTACTGTTTATTGATGATGAACCTACCCAGCATCTGGTGATGGATAAAGTGCTGAGTCCGTTGGGCGTAATGGTTATTCATGCCAACAGTGTGCAGGAAGGGGTCGATAAACTGAAAACGGTTCAGGTAAACCTGATTCTGACCGATATTCACATGGAAGGGATGGATGGACTTTCGTTTCTGGCGGTTCTGAAAAAAGACAGGAAACTGAACAAAATTCCGGTGGTCGTGATAACTGGCGATACCTCGAGTGAAAAATCGAAACTGGCCTACGATCAGGGTGCAGTTGGGTTTGTGACCAAACCTGTCCAGCAGGATGACATGGCCCATCTGGTACGCACTTTCGCAGCTTTTGGTGATATTTATGAAACCACTGAGGATACCGACGAATTTTACCTTCGCAAAAAACATAAACTCACGACCACGCTGGCAAAGGATTCGCTGGAGCGGAATTTACCAAAAGCCATGGCCAACTACCTGAACGGACTGAAGGACATTTACGATTTTTCCGTGATTGGGTACTATGAAAAGCAGGCCGATGGTTCCTTTGGACTGGCCAGTGAAGTCGGTGATATCCTTCTGATGGAGGATCTCAGAAAGGTCAATCCTTCCGACTATTCACAGGTTGCCCGCATGCTCAGTGAAGCAGATGAGGTGTTCAGTAATGACTTATTGCGTACCCCATCACCCCTTTTAAAGGTATGGGCCAATCATTACAGTCTGGTGAGTGAAGTATTGCTCCCGTTTTTCCGGGTTGATGACCGCGCGTTTGCCGTGGGTGCCGGCAGCAACCGGAAAAATCTTGCAATCACCGGGTTTTTCTGGGGATTCCGGAGCAGCCTTTTTACCACCCGTGAAGCCGATTTTATCAAACGGCTGTCCGATCAGGCCAATCCGATTCTGTATTCCCTGCTCAGCGCCTCCAAGCGTTAA
- a CDS encoding GTPase has protein sequence MDRRKVIIMGAAGRDFHNFNTLFRQNKSIEVVAFTATQIPNIDDRKYPAELAGPLYPEGIPIFPEEDLEKLIRKFKADEVVFSYSDVNYQYVMSRASKVNAAGADFRFAGGTPTMIKSKKPVIAVCAVRTGCGKSQTTRRVSEILKSMGKKVVAIRHPMPYGDLVAQKVQRFAALKDLDKHQCTIEEREEYEPHIMTGTIIYSGVDYEAILREAEKEADVILWDGGNNDLPFYQPDLHIVVTDPLRTGDELFYYPGETNLRMADVVVINKIDSANFDNIEELRMNIRSVNPDAIVIDAASPVTVEDPKIIRGKRVLVVEDGPTLTHGEMEFGAGVIAARKYGASAIIDPRPFVVGEIAATFKKYPGIGEVLPAMGYGDKQIRDLEKTIEKADVDSVIIGTPIDLRRVLKIKKPSVRVTYDLAEIGTPNLTEVLHNLFRPKKAEKKPAGKKAATH, from the coding sequence ATGGACCGCCGCAAAGTGATCATCATGGGGGCCGCCGGGCGCGACTTCCATAATTTCAACACCCTTTTCCGTCAGAATAAATCAATCGAAGTGGTGGCATTTACTGCCACCCAGATTCCCAATATCGACGACCGGAAATACCCGGCTGAACTGGCCGGTCCCTTATACCCAGAGGGTATTCCCATTTTTCCCGAGGAAGATCTTGAAAAACTGATCCGGAAATTTAAAGCCGATGAGGTGGTTTTCAGTTATTCCGATGTGAATTACCAGTATGTCATGTCACGGGCTTCGAAAGTGAATGCAGCCGGTGCCGATTTCCGGTTCGCCGGCGGAACACCCACCATGATCAAATCGAAAAAACCGGTGATTGCCGTTTGTGCGGTCCGCACCGGATGCGGAAAAAGCCAGACGACCCGCCGGGTCAGTGAAATTCTGAAATCGATGGGTAAAAAAGTGGTGGCCATCCGCCATCCAATGCCATACGGAGACCTGGTTGCTCAGAAGGTTCAGCGGTTTGCTGCTTTAAAGGATCTGGATAAACACCAGTGTACCATCGAAGAACGCGAAGAATATGAACCTCATATCATGACCGGAACCATCATTTATTCCGGTGTGGATTATGAAGCCATTCTGCGGGAAGCAGAAAAAGAAGCCGATGTGATTTTGTGGGATGGCGGAAACAACGATCTGCCATTCTATCAACCCGACCTTCACATCGTGGTAACCGACCCGCTGCGCACCGGTGATGAATTGTTTTATTACCCGGGCGAAACCAATCTGCGTATGGCCGATGTGGTGGTAATAAATAAAATTGATTCGGCCAATTTTGACAACATTGAAGAATTGCGGATGAACATCCGTTCCGTGAATCCGGATGCCATCGTTATCGATGCCGCTTCCCCGGTTACTGTAGAAGACCCGAAGATTATCCGTGGTAAACGGGTGTTGGTGGTCGAAGACGGTCCGACACTGACCCACGGCGAAATGGAATTTGGGGCCGGTGTGATTGCCGCCAGGAAATACGGGGCCTCTGCCATTATTGATCCGCGTCCGTTTGTGGTTGGTGAAATTGCAGCCACGTTTAAGAAATACCCCGGTATCGGAGAGGTGTTGCCTGCCATGGGCTATGGCGATAAACAGATCCGTGATCTCGAAAAAACCATCGAAAAAGCCGATGTGGATTCGGTCATCATTGGCACCCCGATTGATCTGCGCAGGGTTTTGAAGATTAAGAAACCATCGGTTCGTGTGACCTACGATCTGGCTGAAATCGGGACCCCCAACCTGACCGAGGTGCTGCATAACCTGTTCCGGCCGAAAAAGGCGGAAAAGAAACCTGCCGGTAAAAAGGCTGCAACTCACTAA
- a CDS encoding SRPBCC domain-containing protein, whose product MALNLTNPLSVSVLVNAPLQTAWHSFTDPDHITQWNQASPDWHCPAATQDLRPGGKFSSTMAARDGSASFEFEGLWETVEPFSLLEYRMTDGRGVTIRFEETTSGVLVTEDFEAENVYPREFQQQGWQAILESFRQHTESL is encoded by the coding sequence ATGGCACTTAACCTGACCAATCCTCTTTCCGTTTCTGTTCTGGTAAACGCACCGCTGCAAACCGCCTGGCACTCGTTTACTGATCCGGACCATATCACTCAATGGAACCAGGCGTCACCCGATTGGCACTGTCCGGCAGCGACTCAGGATCTTCGCCCGGGCGGTAAGTTTTCATCAACCATGGCTGCCCGTGATGGCAGTGCTTCCTTTGAATTTGAAGGACTCTGGGAAACGGTTGAACCATTCTCTTTGCTTGAATACCGGATGACCGATGGACGGGGTGTGACCATCCGTTTTGAGGAAACAACCAGCGGGGTTCTGGTTACAGAAGATTTCGAGGCAGAAAATGTTTATCCCCGGGAATTCCAGCAGCAGGGCTGGCAGGCTATTCTGGAGTCATTCAGGCAGCACACGGAATCGCTCTGA